In Microbacterium sp. zg-Y818, the genomic window TACGGCAACGCCAGCGCAGGAGATCTCCCGAAGGCAGGACGGATGCCGCGCCGAACGTCCTGCACTCGTGAGATTCCCCTGTCGCGGCGGCGGCCGCTCCGCGCTGGCGCTCACCGGGTCGGCGCGAGGGCCTTCCGCACGTGGCCCGCGACGGCGGCGGCGCCGTGCCCCGACAGCACGATCGTGTAGTGGTTCATGCCCTCGATGAGGTGGTGACGCACGTGCGGCATCCGCTCGAGCAGGGGCTGCAGGTGCGCCGGCGGATACAGCCCGGGCAGCTCGTCGCGCAGCCCGCGCGGCACCGTCAGCAGCACGGTGTCGTGGGAGAGGGCATCCAGGGCCGCGGGAAGGGTCGCGCCGGTGTTCATGTCCACGGTGTCGTCGACCGTGGTGCGGTAGCTCGTGGCCGGGCGCAGCAGATCGCCGTCGGGCGACAGGTCGTAGACGAAGTACTCCTCCAGCTGGTCCGACCAGGCTCCCTGGAACGCGGGGTGGTCGCGCCAGAAGGCGAGATACGCGGCATGGTCGGCGAACCGCTGGTTCAGCCGCTCGGCCGTGGGTCCCAGGATGTGGGAGACGACGGTATCGGCATCGAGCCCTTCCGGCACATCCAGCGGCAGTCCGCCGTCGACGAGCAGGAGCGAAGCGACGCGCTGCGGATGCCGGTGCGCGAAAGCCAGAGCGACGAAGGCGCCCATCGAGTGACCGACGACGAGCGTGCGCTGCACCCCCGCGGCATCCAGCACGGCCGCCATGTCGTCGGCGTGGGCCGCGAGGCCGCCCGCACCGGTGACGCCGTTGCTGCGCCCTCTCCCCCGCAGGTCGGGGGCGATCAGGCGCACGTCGGGCAGACACTCGGCCAGCCATGGCCAGGCGCGGTGAGACGAGGTCACGCCGTGGATGAGCAGCGCGGTCGGGGCGTCGGGCGCGTCCGTCTCCCACACCCCCACCCGCAGGGCACCACCTTTCACCGGCACGTCGAGGGTGCGGTACTCGCGGCTCATCGCGCCGTCCATCCGCCGTCGATCGTGTACGAGGCGCCGGTGACCATGCCGGCCTTGTCCGACACCAGCCACCCGGCGAGCGAGGCGACCTCGTCGGCTTCGACCAGACGCTTCACGGCGACCTCGGTGAGCATGACCTTCTCGACGACCTCGGAGTCAGGAATGCCGTGCACGCGCGCCTGCTCGGCGATCTGACGCTCCACCAAGGGCGTGCGCACATACGCCGGGTTGATGCAGTTGCTTGTGACCCCGTGCGGTCCGCCTTCGAGGGCGGTGACCTTCGACAGTCCCTCCAGCGCGTGCTTCGCCGTGACGTAGGCCGACTTGAAGGCGCTCGCCCGCAACCCGTGGGCGCTGGAGACGTTGATGATGCGCCCCCACCCACGGGCGTACATCGCGGGCAGCGCGGCGCGGATGAGCAGGAAGGGCGATTCCACCATGAGCCGCTGGATCAGCCGGAACACCTCGGGATCGAACTGCTCGATGGGCGCCACGCGCTGGATTCCGGCGTTGTTGACGAGGATGTCGACGTCGAGCTGAAGGTCCTCCTGCGCCGCGGTGTCGGAGAGGTCGACGACCCACGATTCTCCCCCTGCCGCCTCGGCAGCCGCGGTGGCCGCTTCTGCGTCGCGGTCCGCGACGATCACGTGGGCGCCGCGCGCGGCGAACTCGCGCACGCAGGCCAGCCCGATGCCGCTGCCGCCGCCGGTGACGAGCGCGCGACGGCCGGTCAGATCGCGGTCAGTCATCGTCTTCCCCCTGCCTGGCGGCGAGTGCGTTGCGCACGAACCGCATCATGTGATCGACCACCTCGGTCGGGATCTCCGCGGGCGGCGCGCCGTCGGCATCTCGCTCCCACAGCAGGTAGCGCATGCCGATGAGCTCGCCGGCGCCCATCAGCGCCCACGCGGTCACCTCGGGGTCCAGCGCGGCATCCACCTCGCCCTGCCCCTGGGCTGCGCGCAGGCCGGCCTCATACCCGGCAACGATGCGGGTGTAGTGCAGCCGCAGCATCTCGGGCGAGACGAACTCGGCTTCGCGCACGATGCGGTAGAGGGCCGGATGCGCCGCCGTGAAGCGGAAGAATCCCTCGAAGCCGGCCCGCTCGGCGTCGATGCGCGACGAGGTCGTGGCCATCGCCTCGGCCATCGCGTGACGCACGCGGCGGTTGAGGTCGACGACCAGCTCCTCGAAGATCTGCTGCTTACTGTCGAAGT contains:
- a CDS encoding TetR/AcrR family transcriptional regulator, which gives rise to MSTIEAFEPPEAALSTSGRPLTKRGEATRRRLLEAAEAVFAASGYHEASIVKITEHAGIGLGTFYLYFDSKQQIFEELVVDLNRRVRHAMAEAMATTSSRIDAERAGFEGFFRFTAAHPALYRIVREAEFVSPEMLRLHYTRIVAGYEAGLRAAQGQGEVDAALDPEVTAWALMGAGELIGMRYLLWERDADGAPPAEIPTEVVDHMMRFVRNALAARQGEDDD
- a CDS encoding alpha/beta hydrolase is translated as MSREYRTLDVPVKGGALRVGVWETDAPDAPTALLIHGVTSSHRAWPWLAECLPDVRLIAPDLRGRGRSNGVTGAGGLAAHADDMAAVLDAAGVQRTLVVGHSMGAFVALAFAHRHPQRVASLLLVDGGLPLDVPEGLDADTVVSHILGPTAERLNQRFADHAAYLAFWRDHPAFQGAWSDQLEEYFVYDLSPDGDLLRPATSYRTTVDDTVDMNTGATLPAALDALSHDTVLLTVPRGLRDELPGLYPPAHLQPLLERMPHVRHHLIEGMNHYTIVLSGHGAAAVAGHVRKALAPTR
- a CDS encoding 3-hydroxybutyrate dehydrogenase — translated: MTDRDLTGRRALVTGGGSGIGLACVREFAARGAHVIVADRDAEAATAAAEAAGGESWVVDLSDTAAQEDLQLDVDILVNNAGIQRVAPIEQFDPEVFRLIQRLMVESPFLLIRAALPAMYARGWGRIINVSSAHGLRASAFKSAYVTAKHALEGLSKVTALEGGPHGVTSNCINPAYVRTPLVERQIAEQARVHGIPDSEVVEKVMLTEVAVKRLVEADEVASLAGWLVSDKAGMVTGASYTIDGGWTAR